From Luteolibacter arcticus, one genomic window encodes:
- a CDS encoding UxaA family hydrolase, whose product MNRIFLLHAEDPVAVALADLPAGEILPGAATVRGGVPRGHKVALCDIAEGAAVYKYGQVIGHATRPIAAGEHVHSHNLGMSAHTDDYAHGSLAKPTAYVPEDQRDTFMGYRRGDGKTGTRNYVGIISSVNCSATVAHHVVREVEKRGLLENFPHVDGVIAITHGLGCCISNRNEAFAMLQRTIWGHVRHPNFGAVMMVGLGCETNQIPAMVEAFGKPPSGSMHYLTIQQMGGTRKTIEACIEKLISDVLPTANQARREPVSASELIVALQCGGSDGLSGITANPALGLAVDRLVAQGGSAVLAETPEVYGAEHLLTRRAVRPEVGEALIERIRWWEDYAAKLDGEINNNPTPGNKAGGLTTILEKSLGAVCKAGSTNLVSVLRYAEPVKERGMSMMDTPGYDPMGVTGQVAGGSNLLCFTTGRGSVFGYKPTPSIKIATNTPMFRHMEEDMDINAGSIADGEETHEQVADRIYQEILRVASGGQSKSEALGFGDCEFVPWNISAQM is encoded by the coding sequence ATGAACCGCATCTTCCTTCTTCACGCCGAGGACCCCGTCGCCGTTGCCCTCGCCGATTTGCCCGCGGGCGAGATCTTGCCCGGCGCCGCCACGGTCCGCGGCGGCGTGCCTCGCGGTCACAAGGTCGCCCTGTGTGACATCGCGGAAGGCGCGGCGGTTTATAAATACGGCCAGGTCATCGGCCACGCCACCCGGCCCATCGCTGCCGGCGAGCACGTCCACAGCCACAATCTCGGCATGTCGGCCCACACCGACGACTATGCCCATGGTAGTTTGGCAAAGCCCACTGCCTACGTCCCGGAAGACCAGCGCGATACCTTCATGGGCTATCGTCGTGGCGACGGGAAGACCGGCACGCGCAACTACGTGGGCATCATTTCCTCGGTGAATTGCTCCGCCACCGTCGCCCATCACGTCGTCCGCGAGGTGGAGAAGCGCGGCCTGTTAGAAAACTTCCCGCACGTTGATGGCGTGATCGCCATCACCCACGGCCTCGGCTGCTGCATCTCGAACCGCAACGAGGCCTTCGCCATGCTCCAGCGCACGATCTGGGGCCACGTCCGCCATCCGAATTTCGGCGCGGTCATGATGGTCGGCCTCGGTTGCGAGACCAACCAGATCCCGGCGATGGTCGAGGCCTTCGGCAAGCCACCCAGCGGCAGCATGCACTACCTGACCATCCAGCAAATGGGCGGCACCCGGAAGACCATCGAGGCTTGCATTGAAAAGCTCATCTCCGACGTGCTGCCCACGGCCAATCAAGCGCGGCGCGAACCGGTGTCAGCCAGCGAACTCATCGTCGCCCTGCAATGCGGTGGCTCCGACGGTTTGTCCGGCATCACCGCGAATCCCGCGCTCGGCCTCGCCGTGGATCGGCTCGTTGCCCAAGGTGGCTCTGCGGTTCTTGCCGAGACGCCGGAGGTCTATGGGGCCGAGCACCTGCTGACCCGCCGCGCCGTTCGCCCGGAGGTCGGCGAGGCGCTCATCGAGCGCATCCGCTGGTGGGAAGACTACGCCGCCAAGCTCGATGGCGAGATCAACAACAACCCCACCCCGGGCAACAAGGCCGGCGGCCTGACCACCATCCTCGAAAAGTCCCTCGGCGCCGTCTGCAAGGCGGGCTCCACCAACCTCGTTTCCGTGCTCCGCTACGCCGAGCCGGTCAAGGAGCGCGGCATGTCGATGATGGACACTCCCGGCTACGACCCGATGGGCGTGACCGGTCAGGTCGCGGGCGGTTCGAATCTGCTCTGCTTCACCACCGGCCGCGGTTCGGTCTTCGGCTACAAGCCGACGCCCTCGATCAAGATCGCGACCAACACGCCGATGTTCCGCCACATGGAGGAAGACATGGACATCAACGCGGGCTCCATTGCGGACGGCGAGGAAACCCATGAACAGGTCGCGGACCGCATCTATCAGGAGATCCTGCGCGTTGCCAGCGGCGGCCAGAGCAAGTCCGAGGCCCTCGGGTTCGGCGATTGTGAGTTCGTGCCTTGGAATATCTCGGCGCAGATGTGA
- the rseP gene encoding RIP metalloprotease RseP, which produces MAALSTVPQIALLILVVIVVFNLIIFVHELGHYWAAKWRGLKIDRFQIWFGKPIWSKTINGVQWGLGWIPAGGFVALPQMAPMESIEGGNLDREALPPIKPLDKIIVAFAGPLFSFLLALSAAVGVYIVGKPKDFAPTQVIAGVLEGSPGEKAGLKAGDKITHINGSVVNGWDGRLDSIFTQIVTSEGDDIEITVERPGEAKPLTLTSHFEIPKTRWWQRKALRQVGIEPETGWVFAISTLKGSPAEAAGIEEGDRLVTADGKEFTSSEELIDYIRSKGEAPINFVFERKKEMLEVTIRPRVPIKPEGKNAMIGMSFGDGLVYENHIVHPKPLDQITDTLKQMWLTIARVASPKSSIGVGHLSGPVGIAKLQYRMLRMDHPWQRILAFMVLLNINLAILNMLPFPVLDGGHITLATMEAIAGRPVRAKILEFVQVGFAMLLFSLMIFVTSKDIGDGFRPQEGKAEEYVFPAN; this is translated from the coding sequence ATGGCAGCTCTCAGCACCGTTCCGCAGATCGCCCTCCTGATCCTGGTGGTCATCGTGGTCTTCAATCTGATCATTTTCGTCCACGAACTCGGCCATTATTGGGCGGCCAAGTGGCGTGGCCTCAAGATTGACCGTTTCCAGATCTGGTTCGGCAAGCCGATCTGGAGCAAGACCATCAACGGTGTGCAATGGGGCCTTGGCTGGATTCCCGCCGGTGGCTTCGTTGCCCTGCCGCAGATGGCACCGATGGAGTCGATCGAAGGCGGCAATCTCGACCGCGAGGCGCTGCCGCCGATCAAGCCGCTCGACAAGATCATCGTCGCCTTTGCGGGTCCGCTTTTTTCCTTCCTGCTCGCGCTGTCCGCCGCGGTCGGCGTTTACATTGTCGGTAAGCCGAAGGACTTCGCGCCCACCCAGGTCATCGCCGGTGTCTTGGAAGGCAGCCCGGGTGAAAAGGCCGGCCTCAAGGCGGGCGACAAGATCACCCACATTAACGGCAGCGTCGTCAACGGCTGGGATGGCCGGCTCGACAGCATCTTCACCCAGATCGTGACCAGCGAGGGGGACGACATCGAAATCACCGTGGAGCGTCCGGGCGAGGCCAAGCCGCTCACTCTGACGTCGCACTTCGAGATTCCGAAGACCCGCTGGTGGCAGCGCAAGGCCCTGCGTCAGGTCGGCATCGAGCCGGAGACGGGTTGGGTGTTTGCGATCTCCACCTTGAAGGGGTCGCCCGCCGAAGCCGCCGGCATCGAGGAAGGCGACCGGCTGGTCACCGCCGATGGGAAGGAATTCACCAGCTCCGAGGAGCTCATCGACTACATCCGTTCCAAGGGCGAGGCTCCGATCAACTTCGTCTTCGAGCGCAAGAAGGAGATGCTCGAGGTGACCATCCGCCCGCGTGTTCCGATCAAACCGGAAGGCAAGAATGCGATGATCGGCATGAGCTTCGGCGACGGCTTGGTTTACGAAAACCACATCGTTCACCCCAAACCGCTCGACCAAATCACCGACACGCTGAAGCAGATGTGGCTGACCATCGCGCGGGTGGCCTCGCCGAAGTCGAGCATTGGCGTGGGCCATCTCAGCGGTCCCGTGGGCATCGCCAAGCTCCAGTACCGGATGCTGCGGATGGACCACCCGTGGCAGCGCATCCTCGCCTTCATGGTGCTGCTCAATATCAACCTCGCCATCCTCAACATGCTGCCCTTCCCGGTGCTGGATGGCGGACATATCACGCTCGCGACCATGGAGGCCATCGCTGGCCGTCCCGTGCGGGCGAAGATCTTGGAGTTCGTTCAGGTCGGTTTCGCGATGCTGCTCTTCAGCCTGATGATTTTCGTCACCAGCAAGGACATCGGTGACGGGTTCCGGCCGCAGGAAGGCAAGGCCGAGGAGTACGTCTTCCCGGCGAACTGA